In one Leptogranulimonas caecicola genomic region, the following are encoded:
- the gdhA gene encoding NADP-specific glutamate dehydrogenase yields the protein MSYTQRVAEELKARYADQPEFVQAATEVLDSIEPALAAHPEYEAAGLLERLVEPERIVMFRVPWVDDKGQVQVNRGYRVEYNSAIGPYKGGLRFHPSVNLGILKFLGFEQIFKNSLTGLPMGGGKGGSDFDPKGKSDREVMAFCQSFMTELQRYIGPDTDVPAGDIGVGGREIGYMFGQYKRIRDEFTGVLTGKGLSFGGSLCRTQATGYGLVYFVATLLEDHKDSLEGKTVVVSGAGNVAIYAIEKAQQLGAKAVTCSDSTGWIYDPEGIDVALLKEVKEGKRARLTAYAEARPSAQYHEGRGVWSVPCDVALPCATQNELFLDDAKALVENGCKVVAEGANMPTTRDATEYLIDKKVAFCPGKAANAGGVAVSGLEMSQNSERLSWTFDEVDARLKTIMENIYTAVSSAASSAGFEGNLVVGANLAGFAKVAEAMYAQGIV from the coding sequence ATGAGTTATACCCAACGAGTGGCAGAGGAGCTCAAGGCTCGCTATGCAGACCAACCGGAGTTTGTGCAGGCTGCTACTGAGGTTCTGGATTCCATAGAACCCGCTCTAGCCGCCCATCCTGAATATGAGGCTGCTGGCTTGCTGGAGCGCTTGGTAGAGCCTGAGCGTATCGTCATGTTCCGCGTGCCTTGGGTGGATGACAAGGGTCAGGTGCAGGTGAACCGCGGCTATCGCGTGGAGTACAACAGTGCTATAGGCCCCTACAAGGGAGGCTTGCGCTTCCATCCCTCGGTAAATCTGGGCATCCTCAAATTCTTGGGCTTCGAGCAGATCTTTAAGAACTCCTTGACCGGCCTGCCTATGGGCGGCGGCAAGGGTGGCAGCGACTTTGACCCCAAGGGCAAGAGCGATCGCGAGGTAATGGCCTTCTGCCAATCTTTCATGACTGAGCTTCAACGCTACATTGGGCCGGATACCGATGTGCCCGCTGGCGATATTGGCGTGGGTGGTCGCGAGATCGGCTATATGTTTGGTCAGTACAAGCGTATCCGCGACGAGTTCACCGGCGTGCTCACCGGCAAGGGTCTCTCCTTTGGCGGCTCCCTTTGCCGCACTCAGGCCACGGGCTACGGCTTAGTCTACTTTGTGGCCACTCTGCTGGAAGATCACAAGGACTCCCTAGAAGGCAAGACCGTGGTGGTTTCTGGTGCCGGTAACGTGGCTATCTACGCCATCGAAAAAGCCCAGCAGCTAGGTGCCAAGGCGGTTACCTGCTCCGATTCCACCGGTTGGATCTATGATCCCGAGGGCATCGACGTAGCCCTGCTCAAAGAGGTCAAGGAGGGCAAGCGCGCTCGCCTTACCGCCTATGCTGAAGCACGTCCTTCTGCTCAATATCATGAGGGTCGCGGCGTCTGGTCTGTGCCCTGCGACGTGGCGTTGCCCTGTGCCACCCAAAACGAGCTCTTCTTGGACGACGCCAAGGCGCTCGTGGAGAACGGCTGCAAGGTGGTAGCCGAGGGCGCCAATATGCCTACTACTCGCGACGCTACCGAGTATCTCATCGATAAGAAGGTGGCCTTCTGCCCCGGCAAAGCTGCCAACGCCGGTGGAGTGGCCGTCTCTGGCCTTGAGATGAGCCAGAACTCCGAGCGCCTCTCTTGGACCTTTGACGAGGTTGACGCTCGCCTAAAGACCATCATGGAAAACATCTACACTGCTGTTTCCAGCGCTGCCTCCTCTGCAGGCTTTGAGGGCAACCTGGTAGTGGGCGCAAACCTTGCCGGCTTTGCCAAGGTGGCCGAGGCTATGTATGCCCAGGGCATCGTCTAA
- a CDS encoding diacylglycerol/lipid kinase family protein has protein sequence MATSKLGRTLVICNPAAQSGKGAQGGAFVKRTLDAYSSAVSGYSYYETTSPGDGLRKAKAAKNYDTVIAVGGDGLIHEIVNGLMAIPAEKRPCLGLVPMGSGNDYARTMHLALNDPMASLGQTINGTPVKLDLGLVNGVYFCETCSFGLDAAIALDTMKTRVPGGPHGTRLFAQSGYRIFKNFTHGYKYKATVDGSSFSGEEIAFACQVGPTYGGGYHICPKASPVDGLLDLCYNTKIPSKPAILALFTGARMGLHAKSSAIAFKQFKKLKVTFEKQPPCQVDGEPLEGSTFEITSVPAVLEVLVPNSSQWNPNPTKVDRPSVTDGLLGTKLADKLRNSNQG, from the coding sequence ATGGCTACAAGCAAGTTGGGGCGCACGCTGGTGATTTGCAATCCCGCCGCCCAAAGTGGCAAGGGTGCGCAAGGTGGCGCCTTTGTAAAGCGCACATTGGATGCCTATTCCAGCGCCGTATCTGGTTACAGCTATTATGAAACCACCTCGCCTGGCGACGGCCTGCGCAAAGCCAAGGCTGCCAAAAACTACGATACTGTGATCGCTGTGGGTGGCGATGGCCTCATCCACGAGATCGTCAACGGCTTGATGGCCATCCCTGCCGAGAAACGCCCATGCCTAGGCTTGGTGCCTATGGGTTCTGGCAACGACTATGCGCGCACCATGCATCTGGCATTGAACGACCCCATGGCAAGCCTAGGTCAGACTATCAACGGCACTCCCGTAAAGCTTGACTTGGGCCTTGTGAACGGCGTCTATTTTTGTGAGACCTGCTCTTTTGGCCTGGATGCCGCCATTGCCCTCGACACCATGAAAACCCGTGTTCCCGGAGGCCCCCACGGCACCCGCCTCTTCGCTCAAAGCGGCTACCGCATCTTCAAGAACTTCACTCACGGCTACAAATATAAGGCCACGGTGGATGGCTCATCCTTCTCGGGTGAAGAGATCGCGTTCGCCTGTCAAGTGGGCCCCACCTATGGGGGCGGTTACCATATCTGCCCCAAGGCCTCCCCGGTAGATGGACTACTGGACCTGTGCTACAACACCAAGATTCCTTCCAAACCAGCCATTTTGGCGCTTTTCACAGGTGCGCGCATGGGTCTCCACGCCAAGAGCTCTGCTATCGCCTTCAAGCAGTTCAAGAAGCTCAAGGTCACCTTTGAAAAACAGCCGCCTTGCCAGGTAGACGGCGAGCCGCTTGAGGGCAGCACCTTTGAGATCACCTCAGTGCCTGCCGTCCTCGAAGTGCTGGTGCCAAATTCCAGCCAATGGAATCCCAACCCCACCAAGGTGGATCGTCCTTCTGTGACAGACGGTCTTTTGGGCACCAAGCTTGCCGATAAACTCCGCAACTCCAACCAGGGATAA
- a CDS encoding sugar transferase gives MEVTAFPVTKNIVDEIDTPELAEACRAQDTRNLGYRAFKRAFDIVFSLIVIAVALVPCILLAIVIAVDTKGFPIYSQERIGRLGKSLPFYKFRTMVADADDVEKYLNREQLEEWRLEHKVTNDPRITRLGSVLRKTSLDEIPQFVNVLLGQISVIGPRAITREELPNFGSDVYKLLSVPQGITGAWQVGPRNEATFQNGQRQLAELGYAEHASLKVDVEIFLATFGVMFKNKTGR, from the coding sequence ATGGAAGTCACAGCGTTCCCTGTGACTAAGAACATCGTGGATGAGATCGATACACCGGAGCTTGCTGAGGCCTGCAGGGCGCAGGATACTCGCAACTTGGGCTATCGAGCCTTCAAGCGTGCCTTTGATATTGTGTTCAGTCTCATTGTGATCGCAGTAGCCCTGGTTCCATGCATACTCCTCGCAATTGTAATTGCTGTAGACACCAAGGGGTTTCCCATCTACTCCCAAGAACGCATCGGACGCCTGGGCAAGTCGCTACCGTTTTATAAATTTCGCACCATGGTGGCAGACGCTGACGATGTGGAGAAGTATCTCAACCGGGAGCAGCTGGAGGAATGGCGTCTCGAGCATAAGGTGACCAACGACCCCCGTATCACCCGGTTGGGGAGCGTGCTCCGCAAGACTAGCCTGGATGAGATCCCTCAATTCGTGAATGTGCTGCTGGGGCAGATAAGCGTTATTGGACCTCGCGCTATCACCCGAGAAGAGCTCCCCAACTTTGGCAGCGATGTCTACAAGCTGCTTTCGGTGCCTCAGGGGATAACTGGGGCTTGGCAGGTGGGACCTCGCAATGAGGCTACGTTCCAAAATGGCCAACGTCAGCTTGCAGAGCTTGGCTATGCAGAGCATGCCAGTTTAAAGGTTGACGTGGAGATCTTTCTGGCCACCTTTGGCGTCATGTTCAAAAATAAAACTGGACGCTAA
- the ptsP gene encoding phosphoenolpyruvate--protein phosphotransferase has translation MFQGINGSDGIGIGQAQVAIEPDLSYTPTAHNNPEAERERYNSALDAFCDHTQAQADRMAVTVGEEESQIMIGHINMARDPFMIDEITNRINNGMSAEQAVDEVCDMFYGMFDGMDDPLMRERAADVQDIRVGLLANLLGKEVVDLSVLPAGSIVVVKDLTPSMTADIDKENVAGIVTETGGRTSHSAIIARALEIPAVLSVPNACTICRSGDTVVVDGTRGEVFVNPSEEDLAHFEAEAKAAAEAKAALNAYRGKPTETADGEKVLLVANIGNPDDATAAIEHDAEGVGLFRSEFLFMDSKELPSEEEQFAAYQKVVLRMKDQPVIIRTLDVGGDKEIPYLDLQKEENPFMGYRAVRYCLANPDQYKVQLRALLRASAFGDIKIMVPLVTSLEEIRDVKALVEECKKELDAEGIKYNPNIEVGTMIETPAASLIADDLAAECDFFSIGTNDLIGYTMCADRGNDRIAYLYSVYNPAVLRSIKRVIECGNEAGIMVGMCGEAAADPLLIPLLISFGLGEYSVSAPSVLRTRKIISEWSKAEADELAEKVMKLKTAGEVKDALAKAAK, from the coding sequence ATGTTCCAGGGCATTAACGGGTCCGATGGCATCGGTATTGGCCAGGCACAGGTGGCTATAGAGCCAGACCTGAGCTATACCCCCACGGCCCACAATAACCCTGAAGCAGAGCGCGAGCGCTACAACAGCGCTCTTGACGCATTCTGCGATCACACCCAGGCTCAGGCCGATCGCATGGCCGTGACCGTGGGCGAGGAAGAGTCGCAAATCATGATCGGCCACATCAACATGGCCCGCGACCCCTTCATGATCGACGAGATCACCAACCGCATCAACAACGGCATGAGCGCCGAGCAGGCCGTGGATGAGGTCTGCGACATGTTCTATGGCATGTTCGACGGCATGGATGATCCTCTCATGCGCGAGCGCGCTGCAGACGTTCAGGACATCCGTGTGGGCCTTCTGGCCAACCTGCTGGGTAAAGAGGTCGTCGACCTCTCCGTGCTGCCCGCGGGCTCCATCGTGGTGGTAAAGGATCTTACTCCCTCGATGACCGCTGACATCGACAAGGAGAACGTGGCCGGCATCGTGACCGAGACCGGTGGCCGTACTTCCCACTCTGCCATTATCGCCCGTGCTCTGGAGATCCCCGCCGTGCTCTCCGTGCCCAATGCCTGCACCATCTGCCGCTCTGGAGACACTGTGGTGGTAGACGGCACCCGTGGCGAGGTCTTTGTGAACCCCAGTGAGGAGGATCTGGCTCACTTCGAGGCTGAGGCCAAGGCCGCTGCTGAGGCCAAGGCCGCCCTTAACGCCTATCGTGGTAAGCCCACGGAGACTGCTGACGGCGAAAAGGTGTTGCTGGTGGCCAACATTGGCAACCCCGATGACGCCACTGCCGCCATCGAGCACGACGCTGAGGGCGTGGGTTTGTTCCGCTCCGAGTTCCTGTTTATGGACTCCAAGGAGCTTCCTTCTGAGGAGGAGCAGTTCGCTGCCTATCAGAAGGTAGTTCTGCGCATGAAGGATCAGCCTGTCATCATCCGCACCTTGGATGTGGGCGGCGACAAGGAGATCCCCTACCTCGACCTCCAAAAGGAAGAGAACCCCTTCATGGGCTATCGCGCTGTGCGCTACTGCCTGGCCAATCCTGATCAGTACAAGGTGCAGTTGCGCGCCCTCCTTCGCGCCAGCGCCTTTGGCGACATCAAGATCATGGTGCCGCTGGTCACCTCCCTTGAGGAGATCCGCGACGTAAAGGCTCTGGTGGAGGAGTGCAAGAAGGAGCTGGACGCAGAGGGCATCAAGTACAACCCCAACATCGAGGTTGGCACTATGATCGAGACCCCCGCCGCCTCCCTTATCGCAGACGATCTAGCTGCCGAGTGCGACTTCTTCTCCATTGGCACCAACGACCTCATTGGCTACACCATGTGTGCCGACCGCGGCAACGACCGCATCGCTTACCTCTACAGCGTCTACAACCCTGCCGTGCTTCGCTCCATCAAGCGCGTCATCGAGTGCGGCAACGAGGCTGGCATCATGGTGGGTATGTGCGGCGAGGCTGCTGCCGACCCCCTGCTCATCCCTCTGCTGATCTCCTTTGGCTTGGGCGAGTACTCCGTGTCCGCCCCCTCGGTGCTACGTACCCGCAAGATCATCTCCGAGTGGTCCAAAGCTGAGGCAGATGAGCTGGCCGAGAAGGTCATGAAACTCAAGACTGCCGGCGAAGTGAAAGACGCATTGGCAAAGGCTGCCAAGTAA
- a CDS encoding HPr family phosphocarrier protein: protein MVSQTVTIINPTGLHMRPAGLFASTMGKFSSNVTIKGNGKEINGKSPMAIMAGGLGAGTEIEIVCDGADEEEALKAAVDLVESGLGE from the coding sequence ATGGTTTCTCAGACTGTTACTATCATTAACCCCACCGGCCTGCACATGCGTCCCGCCGGCCTCTTTGCCTCTACCATGGGCAAGTTCTCCTCCAACGTCACCATCAAGGGCAATGGCAAGGAGATCAACGGCAAGTCCCCCATGGCCATCATGGCCGGTGGCCTTGGTGCTGGCACTGAGATCGAGATCGTGTGCGACGGCGCTGACGAGGAAGAGGCCCTGAAGGCCGCCGTGGACCTGGTTGAGTCTGGTCTTGGCGAGTAA
- the pfkB gene encoding 1-phosphofructokinase, translated as MIYTVTFNPSVDYVMHPSTLDMGYTNRSTSEEVYAGGNGINVSTILTELDIDNVAMGILGGFTGEFVLQTLQSQGINTNFVFLDKGNTRINVKLNGIIMTIINGMGPNIPISKVDELFRRIDRIQEGSTLVLTGSIPSCLPEDMYDIMMSRFENRGIRFVVDAPGNLLMNALAAHPFFIKPNNHEVGRIFGANPETPEEVLPYAHKLHEQGAQNVLVSCGGYGAALVDAEGNEHTTKVPPCRLVNATGAGDSMVAGFLAALDRGMSYGEALNFASACGSATAASNGLANRSTIERFYAALNHLLADEKNKVGQEVVEVVETLDENDEDDQES; from the coding sequence TTGATCTACACCGTCACTTTCAATCCGTCCGTAGACTATGTGATGCATCCGTCTACTTTGGACATGGGCTACACCAACCGTTCTACCAGCGAGGAAGTCTACGCTGGCGGCAACGGCATCAATGTGTCTACCATTCTTACCGAGCTTGACATCGACAACGTGGCCATGGGCATCCTTGGCGGGTTCACCGGTGAGTTTGTGCTGCAGACTCTGCAGTCTCAGGGCATCAACACCAACTTCGTGTTCCTGGACAAGGGCAATACCCGTATCAACGTGAAGCTCAACGGCATCATCATGACCATCATCAATGGCATGGGTCCCAACATCCCCATATCCAAGGTGGACGAGCTGTTCCGTCGCATCGATCGCATTCAAGAGGGGAGCACCCTGGTGCTCACCGGTTCCATCCCCAGCTGCCTGCCTGAGGATATGTACGACATCATGATGAGCCGCTTCGAGAATCGCGGCATCCGCTTCGTGGTGGATGCTCCCGGCAATCTGCTTATGAACGCCCTGGCAGCGCACCCCTTCTTCATCAAGCCCAACAATCACGAGGTGGGCCGCATCTTTGGCGCCAATCCCGAGACTCCAGAGGAAGTGTTGCCCTACGCCCACAAGCTCCATGAGCAGGGTGCTCAAAACGTGCTGGTGTCCTGCGGCGGTTACGGCGCTGCTTTGGTAGATGCTGAGGGCAACGAGCACACCACCAAGGTCCCACCTTGCCGTCTAGTCAATGCTACCGGTGCCGGCGACTCCATGGTTGCTGGCTTTTTGGCCGCTCTGGATCGTGGCATGAGCTACGGGGAGGCTTTGAACTTTGCCTCTGCCTGCGGCTCTGCCACCGCCGCTTCCAATGGCTTGGCCAACCGCTCCACCATCGAGCGCTTCTACGCCGCGCTCAACCACCTGCTGGCAGACGAGAAGAACAAGGTGGGTCAGGAAGTTGTCGAGGTCGTGGAGACTCTCGATGAGAACGATGAGGACGACCAGGAGTCTTAA
- a CDS encoding PTS sugar transporter subunit IIA, with amino-acid sequence MSDFITADHVFLHNPATTQEEVMEFIAREAVSLGYATDAPLLVQALNTREAEGSTGMVSGIAIPHAKSSAVQKPLVMVLRFTHPIDWETMDKQPVTCAIALLIPDSSAGEPYLRLLSKLAVGLMSSDFCEVLLTSDDAEKIADTIDERL; translated from the coding sequence ATGAGCGACTTCATTACGGCAGATCACGTCTTTCTTCATAATCCTGCGACCACGCAGGAAGAGGTTATGGAGTTCATTGCTCGAGAGGCCGTTTCGCTGGGCTATGCCACCGATGCCCCGTTGCTTGTGCAGGCGCTCAACACCCGCGAAGCAGAGGGTTCCACGGGCATGGTGAGCGGCATCGCCATTCCTCATGCCAAGTCTTCGGCAGTACAGAAGCCGCTGGTCATGGTACTACGCTTCACTCATCCCATTGACTGGGAGACCATGGATAAGCAGCCGGTCACCTGCGCCATCGCCCTGCTCATCCCTGATTCCAGCGCCGGCGAGCCTTATCTGCGCCTGCTCTCCAAGCTCGCGGTAGGTCTCATGTCTTCGGACTTTTGTGAGGTGCTTCTCACCAGCGATGATGCCGAGAAGATCGCAGACACCATCGACGAACGTCTTTAG